One part of the Coffea eugenioides isolate CCC68of chromosome 10, Ceug_1.0, whole genome shotgun sequence genome encodes these proteins:
- the LOC113749442 gene encoding biotin--protein ligase 2-like isoform X1: MLFSNCSSFRFFCSHCPSSMLHSLPKHIIKRRMLSLSSANMEAESASVLVLCGKSNVENEFALSLKSNNVLRFLDSNPVSICLHSEIRNLHCDSEGFQVDHYMDVLSTSQFGRFLMYSPRLGSTHDVVSHNFGELPIGAVCVADVQTKGRGRSKNVWESPKGCLLFSFTIQMEDGRVVPLVQYVVSLAVTEAVKDICQKKGIQHLDVKIKWPNDLYLDGLKVGGILCTSTYKSNKFNVSAGIGLNVSNEKPTTCLNATLQKLTPVAHELQREDIMAAFFNKFEDLYTVFMGQGFQSLEPLYYKTWLHSGQRVIVQDKNDNQDQVVENVVTIQGLTPSGYLLAISEDGQTCELHPDGNSLDFFKGLIRRKLA, encoded by the exons ATGCTCTTCTCCAATTGTAGCAGCTTCAGATTTTTTTGCTCTCACTGTCCCTCTTCTATGCTGCACTCTCTTCCCAAACACATCATCAAACGCCGCATGCTTTCTCTATCATCAGCAA ACATGGAGGCAGAATCAGCTAGTGTGTTGGTGCTTTGTGGGAAATCCAATGTAGAGAACGAATTTGCTCTATCATTGAAGAGTAATAATGTTTTGAGATTTCTGGATAGCAATCCTGTTTCAATTTGTCTGCATTCAGAGATTAGGAATCTGCATTGCGATTCTGAAGGATTCCAGGTTGATCATTATATGGATGTTCTCTCTACTTCACAATTTGGAAGATTCTTAATGTACTCTCCAAGATTAGGCTCCACACACGATGTAGTTTCGCA CAATTTTGGTGAGCTGCCAATTGGTGCAGTCTGTGTTGCAGATGTGCAGACCAAAGGGAGAG GTCGGTCTAAAAACGTGTGGGAATCTCCAAAAGGATGCCTATTATTTTCCTTCACTATACAAATGGAGGATGGCAGAGTGGTGCCACTAGTGCAGTATGTGGTTAGTCTTGCTGTGACTGAGGCAGTTAAAGATATTTGCCAGAAAAAG GGCATACAACATCTTGATGTTAAAATAAAGTGGCCAAATGACTTGTATTTAGATGGCCTTAAAGTTGGAGGCATTTTGTGCACATCAACTTATAAGTCAAACAAGTTTAATGTCAGTGCTG gAATAGGCTTGAATGTCAGCAACGAGAAACCAACTACTTGTTTGAATGCAACTCTACAAAAATTGACTCCTGTTGCTCATGAACTACAACGAGAAGACATAATGGCAGCCTTCTTCAATAAATTTGAGGATCTCTACACTGTTTTCATGGGCCAAG GATTCCAATCTCTTGAGCCGCTGTACTATAAAACGTGGTTGCACAG TGGGCAAAGAGTTATAGTACAGGACAAAAATGATAATCAGGACCAAGTTGTGGAAAACGTTGTCACAATTCAG gGTTTGACACCATCTGGATACTTGTTAGCTATTTCTGAAGATGGTCAAACATGCGAGCTTCACCCTGATGGCAATAG TCTTGACTTCTTCAAGGGACTTATCAGAAGAAAACTTGCATGA
- the LOC113749442 gene encoding biotin--protein ligase 2-like isoform X2, with translation MEAESASVLVLCGKSNVENEFALSLKSNNVLRFLDSNPVSICLHSEIRNLHCDSEGFQVDHYMDVLSTSQFGRFLMYSPRLGSTHDVVSHNFGELPIGAVCVADVQTKGRGRSKNVWESPKGCLLFSFTIQMEDGRVVPLVQYVVSLAVTEAVKDICQKKGIQHLDVKIKWPNDLYLDGLKVGGILCTSTYKSNKFNVSAGIGLNVSNEKPTTCLNATLQKLTPVAHELQREDIMAAFFNKFEDLYTVFMGQGFQSLEPLYYKTWLHSGQRVIVQDKNDNQDQVVENVVTIQGLTPSGYLLAISEDGQTCELHPDGNSLDFFKGLIRRKLA, from the exons ATGGAGGCAGAATCAGCTAGTGTGTTGGTGCTTTGTGGGAAATCCAATGTAGAGAACGAATTTGCTCTATCATTGAAGAGTAATAATGTTTTGAGATTTCTGGATAGCAATCCTGTTTCAATTTGTCTGCATTCAGAGATTAGGAATCTGCATTGCGATTCTGAAGGATTCCAGGTTGATCATTATATGGATGTTCTCTCTACTTCACAATTTGGAAGATTCTTAATGTACTCTCCAAGATTAGGCTCCACACACGATGTAGTTTCGCA CAATTTTGGTGAGCTGCCAATTGGTGCAGTCTGTGTTGCAGATGTGCAGACCAAAGGGAGAG GTCGGTCTAAAAACGTGTGGGAATCTCCAAAAGGATGCCTATTATTTTCCTTCACTATACAAATGGAGGATGGCAGAGTGGTGCCACTAGTGCAGTATGTGGTTAGTCTTGCTGTGACTGAGGCAGTTAAAGATATTTGCCAGAAAAAG GGCATACAACATCTTGATGTTAAAATAAAGTGGCCAAATGACTTGTATTTAGATGGCCTTAAAGTTGGAGGCATTTTGTGCACATCAACTTATAAGTCAAACAAGTTTAATGTCAGTGCTG gAATAGGCTTGAATGTCAGCAACGAGAAACCAACTACTTGTTTGAATGCAACTCTACAAAAATTGACTCCTGTTGCTCATGAACTACAACGAGAAGACATAATGGCAGCCTTCTTCAATAAATTTGAGGATCTCTACACTGTTTTCATGGGCCAAG GATTCCAATCTCTTGAGCCGCTGTACTATAAAACGTGGTTGCACAG TGGGCAAAGAGTTATAGTACAGGACAAAAATGATAATCAGGACCAAGTTGTGGAAAACGTTGTCACAATTCAG gGTTTGACACCATCTGGATACTTGTTAGCTATTTCTGAAGATGGTCAAACATGCGAGCTTCACCCTGATGGCAATAG TCTTGACTTCTTCAAGGGACTTATCAGAAGAAAACTTGCATGA
- the LOC113749442 gene encoding biotin--protein ligase 2-like isoform X4 — protein sequence MESNFGELPIGAVCVADVQTKGRGRSKNVWESPKGCLLFSFTIQMEDGRVVPLVQYVVSLAVTEAVKDICQKKGIQHLDVKIKWPNDLYLDGLKVGGILCTSTYKSNKFNVSAGIGLNVSNEKPTTCLNATLQKLTPVAHELQREDIMAAFFNKFEDLYTVFMGQGFQSLEPLYYKTWLHSGQRVIVQDKNDNQDQVVENVVTIQGLTPSGYLLAISEDGQTCELHPDGNSLDFFKGLIRRKLA from the exons ATGGAAAG CAATTTTGGTGAGCTGCCAATTGGTGCAGTCTGTGTTGCAGATGTGCAGACCAAAGGGAGAG GTCGGTCTAAAAACGTGTGGGAATCTCCAAAAGGATGCCTATTATTTTCCTTCACTATACAAATGGAGGATGGCAGAGTGGTGCCACTAGTGCAGTATGTGGTTAGTCTTGCTGTGACTGAGGCAGTTAAAGATATTTGCCAGAAAAAG GGCATACAACATCTTGATGTTAAAATAAAGTGGCCAAATGACTTGTATTTAGATGGCCTTAAAGTTGGAGGCATTTTGTGCACATCAACTTATAAGTCAAACAAGTTTAATGTCAGTGCTG gAATAGGCTTGAATGTCAGCAACGAGAAACCAACTACTTGTTTGAATGCAACTCTACAAAAATTGACTCCTGTTGCTCATGAACTACAACGAGAAGACATAATGGCAGCCTTCTTCAATAAATTTGAGGATCTCTACACTGTTTTCATGGGCCAAG GATTCCAATCTCTTGAGCCGCTGTACTATAAAACGTGGTTGCACAG TGGGCAAAGAGTTATAGTACAGGACAAAAATGATAATCAGGACCAAGTTGTGGAAAACGTTGTCACAATTCAG gGTTTGACACCATCTGGATACTTGTTAGCTATTTCTGAAGATGGTCAAACATGCGAGCTTCACCCTGATGGCAATAG TCTTGACTTCTTCAAGGGACTTATCAGAAGAAAACTTGCATGA
- the LOC113749442 gene encoding biotin--protein ligase 2-like isoform X3, with amino-acid sequence MERLKALSNFGELPIGAVCVADVQTKGRGRSKNVWESPKGCLLFSFTIQMEDGRVVPLVQYVVSLAVTEAVKDICQKKGIQHLDVKIKWPNDLYLDGLKVGGILCTSTYKSNKFNVSAGIGLNVSNEKPTTCLNATLQKLTPVAHELQREDIMAAFFNKFEDLYTVFMGQGFQSLEPLYYKTWLHSGQRVIVQDKNDNQDQVVENVVTIQGLTPSGYLLAISEDGQTCELHPDGNSLDFFKGLIRRKLA; translated from the exons ATGGAAAGGTTGAAAGCTTTGAg CAATTTTGGTGAGCTGCCAATTGGTGCAGTCTGTGTTGCAGATGTGCAGACCAAAGGGAGAG GTCGGTCTAAAAACGTGTGGGAATCTCCAAAAGGATGCCTATTATTTTCCTTCACTATACAAATGGAGGATGGCAGAGTGGTGCCACTAGTGCAGTATGTGGTTAGTCTTGCTGTGACTGAGGCAGTTAAAGATATTTGCCAGAAAAAG GGCATACAACATCTTGATGTTAAAATAAAGTGGCCAAATGACTTGTATTTAGATGGCCTTAAAGTTGGAGGCATTTTGTGCACATCAACTTATAAGTCAAACAAGTTTAATGTCAGTGCTG gAATAGGCTTGAATGTCAGCAACGAGAAACCAACTACTTGTTTGAATGCAACTCTACAAAAATTGACTCCTGTTGCTCATGAACTACAACGAGAAGACATAATGGCAGCCTTCTTCAATAAATTTGAGGATCTCTACACTGTTTTCATGGGCCAAG GATTCCAATCTCTTGAGCCGCTGTACTATAAAACGTGGTTGCACAG TGGGCAAAGAGTTATAGTACAGGACAAAAATGATAATCAGGACCAAGTTGTGGAAAACGTTGTCACAATTCAG gGTTTGACACCATCTGGATACTTGTTAGCTATTTCTGAAGATGGTCAAACATGCGAGCTTCACCCTGATGGCAATAG TCTTGACTTCTTCAAGGGACTTATCAGAAGAAAACTTGCATGA
- the LOC113749444 gene encoding uncharacterized protein LOC113749444: MADATSSTRQLSSTMEEEQSTRNTTELQNIQAAYRLNGKNYLKWSQLVRTFLKGKGKLSHLLEIAPDSETAGFEAWEQEDSMIMSWLWNSMIPEISDTCMFLPTAKAIWDALHQTYSKVNDAALIYDIKTKTTGAKQGTKTVTEYANFLQNQWQELDYYRALDLNCSKCAVFIKKFIERDRVYDFLAGLNSEFDLVRIQILGRPEFPSLTEAISQVRGEESRRGIMLELPSIENSALLSSKSQRLVLNKVAADKTNQTSGQKNREELWCTYCKKPRHTIDQCWKLHGKPPTREWGQKGGQQRQAHMSVQDPTQVIGGFSMEEIEKLKSMLETVDKPATNNSQSRNSGMCSLTLSGPGLGEEDWTS; encoded by the exons ATGGCGGATGCTACATCCTCAACGCGGCAATTGTCTTCAACTATGGAAGAAGAACAAAGTACACGGAACACAACAGAGCTTCAAAACATCCAGGCAGCATATAGACtaaatggaaaaaattatttgaagtgGTCTCAATTGGTTCGAACATTcctgaaaggaaaaggaaagttgAGTCATCTATTGGAAATAGCACCGGATAGTGAAACGGCGGGGTTTGAAGCATGGGAACAAGAGGATTCAATGATCATGTCTTGGTTATGGAATTCCATGATTCCTGAAATCAGCGATACATGTATGTTTCTTCCTACAGCAAAGGCAATTTGGGATGCCCTTCATCAGACATATTCCAAGGTTAATGATGCAGCTCTTATCTATGACATCAAGACAAAGACAACTGGAGCAAAACAAGGGACAAAAACAGTGACGGAGTATGCCAATTTTCTGCAAAACCAGTGGCAGGAACTGGATTATTACAGGGCACTTGATTTGAACTGTAGCAAATGTGCAGTGTTTATCAAGAAGTTCATAGAAAGGGATCGAGTTTATGATTTTTTGGCTGGCCTAAACTCTGAATTCGATCTTGTACGAATTCAAATTCTGGGCAGGccagagtttccttctttaaCAGAAGCAATATCCCAAGTACGTGGAGAAGAAAGTCGCAGGGGTATTATGTTAGAGCTACCTTCAATAGAAAATTCAGCCCTTTTAAGTTCCAAATCTCAGCGGTTGGTACTGAACAAGGTTGCTGCGGACAAGACCAATCAAACAAGTGGGCAAAAGAATCGCGAGGAGTTGTGGTGCACATACTGCAAGAAACCACGACACACCATAGATCAATGCTGGAAACTACATGGGAAACCACCCACTCGTGAATGGGGACAAAAAGGTGGCCAGCAAAGGCAGGCTCATATGTCGGTTCAAGATCCAACTCAAGTGATTGGAGGGTTTAGTATGGAGGAAATTGAGAAGCTTAAAAGTATGTTAGAGACAGTTGACAAACCAGCAACTAACAATTCTCAATCAAGGAATTCGGGTATGTGTTCATTGACACTTTCAG GACCGGGGCTCGGGGAAGAGGATTGGACTAGCTAA